One Desulfomonile tiedjei genomic window, GCACACGCCTTTCGCGCCCGCATGAGGCCCCTGTTCAGGCTGCACTCCTTGCCGAAACAACGAGCACCGCCGGTTGCTACTAATCTTCCAATCCATTCGGTTAGTTATTGACGTGGCTAATTTCTAACAGAAGCGCCATGGCAAGTCAAGGTTTTTTTAATGTGCTGAAAAAATTATATTTCCAGACCAAGAACCAACCTCCGTACCCGCCCGCGCGTTGCCGGGATCACCCCCCGCTCTGCCCGCCAGGAGCCCTTTACGTCGCGATTTCACGACACGTTCCTTGCCGGACAGGAGACAACCCGCCCTCTCAAGCCTTCAGCATCACGGGTAAATTGGGCTCCGCCGCGAGGCGGGCGCAATACTTTCTGCTCCTCTACCAAGCGCGGCCCCAGAGCCCCGCAATCCGGCCGACGCGCTCGAATCGGCGGACCGGCCTCAGCCGCGGGTTATATCATGCCGTACCCTCCATCCACCGGCAAAACCTGTCCCGTTATGTAGTCTGAATCGTTGGAAGCTAAGAATACGAACGCGGGAGTGATGTCGTCGGATTTTGCGAACCTCTTCAACAGGATGCGATTCATATATATTTCCTTGAGCTTTTCGTCCGAACGAATCTTTTCCGTCATATCGGTTTCGACTATTCCCAGGGAGATGACATTCGCGCAGACGTTATATCGGGCCAGTTCTCGGGCAAAGCTTTTGGTGAGGCTTATGATCCCCCCTTTTGCCGCGGAGTAGTTCACCTGACCTACGGTGCCTACCAGCCCGGCTACCGAACTAATGTTAATTACCTTCCCGTAATTCTGTTCCTTGAAGTGCCGGAAGGCTGCCTGCACACACAAGAAAGTCCCCTTGAGGTGCGCGTCGACAACAGCGTCCCATTCGTCTTCAGTCATTTTGTGAAGCATAGCGGGCCGCGTAAAACCTGCGTTGTTCACGAGGATGTCCAAACGGCCAAAGGTGTCTTTAGCCATTGCCATCATAGCTTCCACGTCGGCCTTGGAAGCCACGTCGGCTCGGCAAGCCACGGACTTTCTTCCGAGGGACTGGATCTCTTTCACGAGTTGTTCCGCCGGTCCCTCACTCGCCGAGTAATTGACGAGAACATCCGCACCTTCTCTGGCAAACGCCAGAGCAACACTCCGCCCTACCCCTCGGCTGCTGCCGGTCACCACCGCCGCCTTACCGGTCAGTTTCATTGGTTCCTCCTTGCAGTTTGTAAATGTGCCTTTTCAGAATCAACCTGGTCCCGGCCGGAGGCATGCCCCCGGTCTGACTTAATGAAACGCACGTTGGTATTAATTGTCTCGAATTCGAGGGTTCCCGCCTCCCCGGGGAGAGCGAATCGAACCGAAAATTGAATCGGGGAATCTCCCGTAACCACGATGGCGGGCATTTCAGTGACAATGCCGTTGATTTGAGAAGTGAGCCCTGAACGGGCGTTGTGGGCTTTTGCCTGAGTTAAGTCAGGGCGACGGCAAGCCCGAATCCCGCGGCCCGCGGGACTGGCCCATAGATCTCTCTTTTCAGCCCAGCGGAATCCCGATGTCTGATCTCTATGGGCGGCAACCACGCACCGCTTCTCTTTGATCAACAGTATTGGCAGTTCAAAGGTGGCAGTTTACCAGCAGCGAGCAGAAAAAAAAAGCCCCGAGAGGGACTCGGGGCGTGAAAGGAGGTATGGATATGGGTTATCGTGCCGTTGGGCGAACCGCACATCTCTCCGCACGGGCTGCCATGATGCGGTACATATCGAGATTATGCAGTTTCGCTTGTCACATAACCCCTGAGAATTATGACACGGTCTTGCAAGAAAGGTTCCGAAATTTCAGTCACCGGTTCTTTTTCTCAACCGCTTGAAATTAATGCATAACAATGGCTCTTAGGTGGCTCAGCGGGGATGGTTTAGAAAAAATTATGGCCCGCGGGACAACCCTGTGCGCGTTGCCTTAAATACTTGAGAACACCCCTGAATCCTCGCTGACTGCTGTCTCTTTCAGAATGGGTGCGTCTTCGCTCCGCGCACAAACTGTTTGGTTTTCGGTAAGGGAGCGCGTTTCTAAGGAGTATATACGA contains:
- a CDS encoding 3-oxoacyl-ACP reductase FabG, which gives rise to MKLTGKAAVVTGSSRGVGRSVALAFAREGADVLVNYSASEGPAEQLVKEIQSLGRKSVACRADVASKADVEAMMAMAKDTFGRLDILVNNAGFTRPAMLHKMTEDEWDAVVDAHLKGTFLCVQAAFRHFKEQNYGKVINISSVAGLVGTVGQVNYSAAKGGIISLTKSFARELARYNVCANVISLGIVETDMTEKIRSDEKLKEIYMNRILLKRFAKSDDITPAFVFLASNDSDYITGQVLPVDGGYGMI